Sequence from the bacterium genome:
CGACCTGGCTCGATGCAGCACGGGAGATGACCGAAGATCCGCGGCTCGCCGCGGTTCCCGAGACGAAAGATTCGCGGGTCGCAGGCGTGGCCAGTCTCGCGATCGAGAATGCGGTAGGGGCAGCTTTGGGCGGCAACTCGGGACGGGTGGCCGGGCGAATCGTGGCACGGCCCAACACCTCGCTTCGTGTCGTGCAATCCGTCGCAAGCGATCCCGCGCTGCGCGCGCTCCAATCCGATAGCGCGTTCTGGATGTACGTGGAGCAGGAGCAGGCACATAACGCCGTCCATCGGCCCGCTTTCCAGCAACTCGTCCACGACCGGGAACTCCGCCACCAGCTGGCCGATCTGGGAGCCATCAGCGCCGAGGCGGCCGACAGTCCGGAAGCGTTCAGCAGTGAAATGCTCGAGGTCCTCGAGGACCTGGGGCCGAGGCTCCGGGCGCTCCGAGCCGACCCGGAACTACAGGAACTCACCAACGACCCTCAGGTCCTGGCCCAGCTCGAGGCAGGCGACCCGTGGGCGCTCCTGGCCGATGAGCGGGTGTTCCGGATCGCATCCCGGATTGCCGAGGGTCCGTAGACCCTATGGAGCGACCGGCTCCATTCGCCACGATCGTGCTCGAGGGAAACAAGTACGGGGCCAGTCGGTACTCCCTGAAACGCACGCCGATCGCTCTCGGATACCAGTGCGTCGTTGTCGCCCTCCACCGAACCCGACGAACTGCACGAAGAGAACCCCTTCGAGCACCACATAGCTTGAGTTGTGGAGCGAGGAATGGGGCCGGCATGAAAGCTGCCTTGGAAGGCAGGCATGTCGAACTCTCGAGTTGCTGGTTCT
This genomic interval carries:
- a CDS encoding CvpA family protein — protein: MPAVKRVARPVDERGMGIDLIAMSVLGVFVLLGMWRGLIPSGLGLVSLVLGYVNAVFAAKHLAPIVAESFGLTALVATPVVGTAGFLGTLLVFSVLTIPLRRADRERARVAGRDLLDRLGGGLLGGARGALVVILLALLATWLDAAREMTEDPRLAAVPETKDSRVAGVASLAIENAVGAALGGNSGRVAGRIVARPNTSLRVVQSVASDPALRALQSDSAFWMYVEQEQAHNAVHRPAFQQLVHDRELRHQLADLGAISAEAADSPEAFSSEMLEVLEDLGPRLRALRADPELQELTNDPQVLAQLEAGDPWALLADERVFRIASRIAEGP